TGGCCATGAACGGCATGCCGGGCCTGACCCAGATGCGTTCCACGTCCGTTCCGCAGCTCTCGTCCATCGTCATGGTCTTCTCGCCGAGCACGGACCTGCTGCACGCGCGCCAGCTGGTGCAGGAGCGGCTGGCGACGGTCAGGCCCACGCTGCCGCGCTGGGCCAGCCCGCCGGTGATGCTCGCGCCCGTCTCGGCCACCGCCCGTGTCCTGCAGATCGGCATGACCGCCAGCGGCAACGGCCCCGACGGCAAGCCGATGACCCCGATGCAGCTCTCCCAGCTCGCCTACTGGACCATCAAGCCCCGGCTGCTGCACGTCGACGGCGTCGCCGACGTCTCAATCTGGAACCAGCGCCCTGAGGCGTTCCAGGTCCAGGTGGACCCGGCCAGGATGACCGCGCAGAAGGTGACCCTCGACGACGTCGAGCGGACCACCTCCGACGCGCTCGACTCCGGCGCGCTGCAGTTCTCCACCGGCTCCGTGGTCGGCGCCGGCGGCTTCCTGGACGGCACGCCGGGCCTGCCCGACCAGCGGCTGCCGATCGCGCACCAGCTCTCCATCCAGACCCCGGCCGACCTGGCCAAGGTTCCGCTGGAGGACCAGGCCGCCAACGGCAGGACGGTGACGCTCGGCCAGATCGGCACGGTCGTGCAGGGCTACCAGCCGCTGATCGGGGACGCCGTGATCAACGGCAAGCCCGGCATCCTGCTGGTGGTCGAGAAGCTGCCCTGGGGCAACACTCTCAAGATCACCTCCGGGGTCGACGACGCGCTGAAGGCCATGCAGCCGGGCCTGCAGGGGGTCGCCTTCGACAACCACATCTTCCGGCCGGCCGACTTCATCGACGACTCCGTGCACAACCTGCTGGACTCGCTGCTGCTCGGCTTCCTGCTGGTCGTGGTGATCCTGGTGCTCTTCCTCTTCGAGTGGCGGGTCGCGCTGATCAGCCTGGTCAGCATCCCGCTGTCGCTGACGGCGGCCGTGCTGGTGCTGCGGCTGGTGGGGGCGACCGTCAACACCATGGTGCTGGCGGGACTGATCATCGCGCTGGGCGCGGTGGTCGACGACGCGATCATCGACGTCGAGAACATCCTGAGACGTCTGAGAATCGCCCGCAGAACCGGCACCGACGAGGGCGGCGGACAGCGGTCCACCGCCCGGATCATCCTCGGCGCCTCGCTGGAGGTCCGCAGCCCGATCGTCTACGCCACGCTGATCATCGTGGCCGCCGCGATCCCGGTGTTCATGCTGCACGGCCTGACCGCCGCCTTCTTCCGGCCGCTCGCCTTCGCCTACACACTCGCCATCCTGGCCTCGATGGCCGTCGCGCTGACCGTCACCCCGGCCCTGACCCTGATCCTGCTGCGCCGGGCCAAGCTCAAGCGCTTCCAGTCCCCGCTGGTGCGGGTGCTGCGGCGCTGGTACTCCCGGATGCTGGACCGGATCGTGGCGCGGCCCTTCGCGGCCTACGGCGTCTTCGCGGCCATCGTGCTGTGCGGGGCCCTGATCGCGCCGCAGCTCGGGCAGTCGCTCTTCCCCAGCTTCCAGCAGCGTGACCTGCTGATCCACTGGGACGCCATCCCCGGCACCTCCGACGACGAGGTGCTGCGCACCACCACGCAGCTGAACGCGGAGCTGAAGGCGATCCCCGGGGTGGAGGACTTCGGCGCGCACATCGGCCGGGCGCCGCAGGGCGAGGAGATCGTCGGCATCAACGCGGCCGAGGTGTGGATCCACATCTCGCCGAAGGTCGACTACGACAGGACGGTCGACAAGGTGCGCGCCGTCGTCGACAGCTATCCGGGCCTCTACCGGGACGTCGAGACCTACCTGAACGAGCGCATCGAGGAGGTGCTGAGCGGCTCGAAGCAGGCCGTCACGGTCCGCGTCTACGGCCAGGACCTGGGCGCGATGCGGAACACCGCGCAGTCGGTGCTCAACCAGGTCGCCTCGGTGCAGGGCGTGGTCGACCCGCACATGGACCTCTCGGTGGACACGCCGCAGATCCAGGTGAACGTCGATCTGGCGAAGGCCGCGAAGTACGGGCTGAAGCCCGGCGACGTCCGGCGTCAGGCCGCGACCGTCGTGGCCGGGCAGGAGATGGGCAACGTCTTCGAGAACAACCAGGTCTACGGCGTCTACGTGTGGAGCGTCCCGTCCGCGAGGAACAACGCGGGCGCGATCAGCAACCTCCAGCTGGACACCCCGGCCGGCGGCCACGTGCGGCTGGGCGATCTGGCGACGGTGCAGCTCGCGCCGGACCCGTACCTGATCACCCGTGAGGACAACTCCCGCTACATCGACGTCGGCGCGAACGTGCAGGGACGCGACCTGTCGGCGGTGGTCTCGGACATCCAGAACAAGCTGAAGACCGTCCAGGTGCCGCGCGGCTCCCACTACTCGCTGCTCGGCGAGTACCAGGAGCGGCAGCAGGCGCAGAACAGCCTGCTGACCACGGCACTGCTGGCCGGGGTGGCGATCATGCTGCTGCTCCAGCTCGCCTTCGGCTCCTGGCGACTGGCCGCGCTGCTCTTCATCACGCTGCCGATGGCGCTGGTGGGCGGCCTGATCGCGATCTGGCTCGGCGGCGCGGAGGTGACGATCGGGGCGCTGGTCGGCTTCTTCACGGTCTTCGGGATCGCCGCGCGCAACGGCATCCTGATGATCAATCACTGCCAGCATCTGGAACGCGAGGAGGACATGCCCTTCGGTCCCGACCTCGTGGTCAGGGGCGCCAGCGAGCGGCTCGCGCCGATCCTGATGACCTCGCTGGCGACGGCGCTGGCGCTGGTGCCGCTGGTGATCGCCGGCGACCAGCCGGGCCGGGAGATCGAGTACCCGCTGGCCATCGTGATCCTGGGCGGACTGGCGAGCTCCACGCTGCTGACGCTCTTCGTGGTGCCCTCGCTCTACCTCCGCTTCGGGCGGCGCGACACGGGTTCGCCCGCGGGCCGCGCAGAGCTGGAGACCGCGGCCGGCCACCCCTGACGGAGGTCACCGACGGCCGGTCGCCGAGCGGGCTCAGGCCCGCTCGGCGATGCCGTCCAGCACCATGGTCAGGTACTGGCGGGCGATCTCCTCCGGGCTGTGGCGTCCGCCCGGGCGGTACCAGGAGGCGGCGACCCAGACCGTGTCGCGGACGAAGCGGTAGGTCAGCCGGATGTCCAGGTCGGCGCGGAAGACGCCGTCGGCGACGCCGCGTTCGAGGGTGCGCAGCCAGGCCTTCTCGAACTTCTGCTGCGACTCGGCCAGGAAGGCGAAGCGCGGCTGGGGTGCGAGCTGCTTGGACTCCTTCTGGTAGATCGCGACCGCCGCGCGGTGCCGGTCGATCTCCCTGAACGACTCGACGACCAGGGCCTCCAGCGTCTGCCGCGGGCCGAGATCCGCGTCGAGCACGGCGTCGTAGCCGGTCCAGAGCTCGCCGAGGAAGCGGCTCAGGATCTCCTCCAGCATCGACTCCTTGGAGTCGAAGTGGTAGTAGAGGCTGCCGGCCAGCATGCCGGCCTGGTCGGCGATCTTGCGGACCGTCGTGGCGTTGTAGCCCTGCTCGGCGAAGACCTCGGCGGCGGTGTCCAGGATCTCCTGGCGCCGCGCGGGGGCCGCGGATCCCTGCGCCGGGCTCGCGGCCTGGCTCTTGCTCTTCTGCGTACTCGGCACCCGTCCATTGTCCCTGCCGACGTCACCGCGGTTCACCCGACCGGTGCCTGTGGACGACTCGACGCTCGCCCCCGGCTCGACTAACCTACCAAACACTTGTTAGGTCCGATCACTCGAGCTCGGTCGTCATCGGGTGGGGGTCGCCGCATGGATCCGTCGTCGCTCGACGGGAAGGTCGTCGTCATCACCGGCGCGGCGCGTGGTCAGGGCGCGGTCGAGGCCCGGCTGTGCGCGGAGGCCGGGGCCCGCGTCGTGCTCACGGACGTGCTGGAGGAACAGGGCCGGGCCACGGCCCGGGCTCTGGGAGCCGCCGCCCTCTTCGTGCCGCACGACGTCACGGACGCGAAGCAGTGGTCGGCCGTGGCCGACGCGGCGGTCTCGGCCTTCGGCCGCCTCGACGGCCTGGTCAACAACGCGGCCGTGTGGCGTACCGCCACGATCGAGGCGGAGACGCGGGAGAGCTTCGAGTCGCTGCTCCAGGTCAACCTGATCGGACCGTTCCTCGGGATCCAGGCGGTGCTGCCGGAGCTCCGCCGCGCGGGCGGCGGCTCGATCGTCAACATCTCCTCGACGGCGGGCCTGGTCGGCATACCCCGTCACGCGGCCTACGGATCCACGAAGTTCGCCCTGCGCGGGCTGACCCGCTCCAGCGCGCTGGATCTCGGTCCGGACCGGATCCGGGTCAACTCGGTGCACCCCGGCGCGATCGAGACGCCGATGGTCGGGGCGGCCACGCCCGGCCGCGACTGGTCGCATCTCGCGCTGGGCCGGATCGGACAGCCGGAGGAGGTGGCCGGGCTCGTCCGCTTCCTGCTGTCCGACGCCGCGTCCTACATCACCGGCGCCGAGTTCACCGTCGACGGAGGGATGACCACCGCATGACCACGTCCGAGACTCCGCCAGAGGCTTCGGACCGGCTCTCGCCGGCCGCTCGCGCGCTGTGCGACCTGCTGGCGTCGGCCTTTCCCGATCCGGCGCGCGAGCCGCTCACCGTCGCCTCGATGCGGGCCGCGGCCAGGGCGGGCGTCCCGACGGACGGCAGGCCGAGCGGGCCGGTGCTCGCCGAGGTGCGCGACCTCGGCGCGGGCGGGTCCGTGCCGGTGCCGATGCGGCTCTACCGGCCGGACACCGCGGCCGGCCGACCGCTGCTGGTCTTCCTGCACGGCGGCGGCTTCGTGATCTGCGATCTGGACACCCACGACCGCACCGCCAGGGAGCTCGCCCACCGCACCGGCGCGGCGGTCCTCTCCGTCGACTACCGGCTCGCACCGGAGCATCCCTTCCCCGCGGCGGCGGAGGACGCCCTCGCCGCCCTGTCCTGGGCGGTCGCCCACGCGGCGGAGCTGGGCTGCGATCCGGCACGCGTCTTCGTCGGCGGCGACTCGGCCGGCGGGAACCTCGCCGTCGGCGCGGCGCTCGGGCTGCGGGACGCGGGAGGTCCGGCGCTCGCGGGGCAACTGCTGATCTACCCCTCCGTCCAGCAGGACGTGGCGGGCGGCTCGGCGGAGGAGTTCGCCCAGGGGTACTTCATGACGATCGACCACATCCGGTGGTTCTCCCGCCAGTACCTGGGCCCGTCCGGGGACCCGTACGACCCCCGGGCCTCCCCCGTGCTCGCCGCCGATCTCGCCGGGCTGCCGCCGGCCCTGCTGGTCGTCGCCGACTGCGACACCCTGCGGGACCAGGCCCTCGCCTACGCACGCCGGCTGGCGGCGGCGGGCGTCCCGGCGGAGGTGCAGCTGCACCCGGGCGTGTTCCACGGCTTCCTCGGCGTACTGGGCGCGTTGCCGGAGGCCGAGTCGGCGCTGGCGGGCGCGGCGTCCTGGCTGCGGCGGCGGGCCGGGCAGACATGAGCGGCCGCGGCCTGCGGGCCGGGTCCGCCGGGTAGGGCTGCGCACCGCGCGAGGGCGGTGCGCAGTACGAGCGCGTCGGGGGCCAGCGCGCTGAGCAGCGTCAGTCCGTCCCCGAGCGCGAAGAGCGCGGCCTCGACGCCGCAGGGGAGGTCGGGCCACGGCGGAAGCGGTCCGGTGCTGAGCAGTTGGCCGAGCGCCCGGTGATCGGCGAGCACGGCGGGGCCGTCCCAGCCCGGCGCGCCTCCGGCCGTGCCGCCGAGGTCGGTCGACTGGTCGAGGACCAGCCGGTCGCCCCGGCGGACCGTCAGTCGGGCCGCGAGCCTTCCCGGCGGTTCGCCGTGCCGGCCGAGCACCTGTTCCTCGCGCAACAGCAACCGGGCGGTCCTGTCGAGGCGGATCCGCGTCCACAGCCGCAGCTCGCTCCCCGAGGCGGCGATCACCGGTTCGGGGAGCCACTCGAGTTCGGCCTCCGCTCCGACGGTGAGATCGAGCTCGTAGTGGGCCGGGACGGGTTCGCGCCCGGGCAGGCTGACGGTGGCGGCCGCGGCGGACACACGCAGCCGCGCCCCCGGCTCCACCACGACCTCGATCCGCAGCCGGTCCCCTCCGAGCGGGGCGGCCATCGCGCCCACCACGACCACATGGGCGGCGGCCTCGCGCTCCGGATGCCGACTGCGGCGCAGCGCGAGCGGCCCGTCACCGGCCAGCACCGGCAGCGCGGTTCCGCCCCGCCCGTCCGGGGCCGCGACGATCCGGGCGAGCGCGGTGACGCGGCCGGCCCCGCTCACACCGGCTGCCACTCGGCGAGCCGCTCGCGCACCCACGCCGCGATCGGCGCGACGCCGTCCGGCCGCGCGAGCGAACAGAAGACGACGGGCAGGTCGCCGCGCTGCGCGGCGGCGTCCCTGGCCATGACGGAGAGGTCGGCGCCGACGAGCGGGGCGAGATCGGTCTTGTTGACGACGAGCAGGTCGGACGTGGTGACGCCGGGGCCGCCCTTGCGCGGGATCTTGTCCCCCCCGGAGACGTCGATGACGAAGATCTGGTGGTCGACGAGACCCCGGCTGAAGGTGGCCGTCAGGTTGTCGCCGCCGCTCTCGAC
This genomic interval from Streptacidiphilus rugosus AM-16 contains the following:
- a CDS encoding efflux RND transporter permease subunit, translated to MTAPRGESKRREGARGGVMRAIVAWSLNFRFLVVAAAVALMTVGIASVGSTPVDVFPEFAPPQVEIQTESLGLSTSDVEKLVTVPLELAMNGMPGLTQMRSTSVPQLSSIVMVFSPSTDLLHARQLVQERLATVRPTLPRWASPPVMLAPVSATARVLQIGMTASGNGPDGKPMTPMQLSQLAYWTIKPRLLHVDGVADVSIWNQRPEAFQVQVDPARMTAQKVTLDDVERTTSDALDSGALQFSTGSVVGAGGFLDGTPGLPDQRLPIAHQLSIQTPADLAKVPLEDQAANGRTVTLGQIGTVVQGYQPLIGDAVINGKPGILLVVEKLPWGNTLKITSGVDDALKAMQPGLQGVAFDNHIFRPADFIDDSVHNLLDSLLLGFLLVVVILVLFLFEWRVALISLVSIPLSLTAAVLVLRLVGATVNTMVLAGLIIALGAVVDDAIIDVENILRRLRIARRTGTDEGGGQRSTARIILGASLEVRSPIVYATLIIVAAAIPVFMLHGLTAAFFRPLAFAYTLAILASMAVALTVTPALTLILLRRAKLKRFQSPLVRVLRRWYSRMLDRIVARPFAAYGVFAAIVLCGALIAPQLGQSLFPSFQQRDLLIHWDAIPGTSDDEVLRTTTQLNAELKAIPGVEDFGAHIGRAPQGEEIVGINAAEVWIHISPKVDYDRTVDKVRAVVDSYPGLYRDVETYLNERIEEVLSGSKQAVTVRVYGQDLGAMRNTAQSVLNQVASVQGVVDPHMDLSVDTPQIQVNVDLAKAAKYGLKPGDVRRQAATVVAGQEMGNVFENNQVYGVYVWSVPSARNNAGAISNLQLDTPAGGHVRLGDLATVQLAPDPYLITREDNSRYIDVGANVQGRDLSAVVSDIQNKLKTVQVPRGSHYSLLGEYQERQQAQNSLLTTALLAGVAIMLLLQLAFGSWRLAALLFITLPMALVGGLIAIWLGGAEVTIGALVGFFTVFGIAARNGILMINHCQHLEREEDMPFGPDLVVRGASERLAPILMTSLATALALVPLVIAGDQPGREIEYPLAIVILGGLASSTLLTLFVVPSLYLRFGRRDTGSPAGRAELETAAGHP
- a CDS encoding TetR/AcrR family transcriptional regulator: MPSTQKSKSQAASPAQGSAAPARRQEILDTAAEVFAEQGYNATTVRKIADQAGMLAGSLYYHFDSKESMLEEILSRFLGELWTGYDAVLDADLGPRQTLEALVVESFREIDRHRAAVAIYQKESKQLAPQPRFAFLAESQQKFEKAWLRTLERGVADGVFRADLDIRLTYRFVRDTVWVAASWYRPGGRHSPEEIARQYLTMVLDGIAERA
- a CDS encoding glucose 1-dehydrogenase; translation: MDPSSLDGKVVVITGAARGQGAVEARLCAEAGARVVLTDVLEEQGRATARALGAAALFVPHDVTDAKQWSAVADAAVSAFGRLDGLVNNAAVWRTATIEAETRESFESLLQVNLIGPFLGIQAVLPELRRAGGGSIVNISSTAGLVGIPRHAAYGSTKFALRGLTRSSALDLGPDRIRVNSVHPGAIETPMVGAATPGRDWSHLALGRIGQPEEVAGLVRFLLSDAASYITGAEFTVDGGMTTA
- a CDS encoding alpha/beta hydrolase; the protein is MTTSETPPEASDRLSPAARALCDLLASAFPDPAREPLTVASMRAAARAGVPTDGRPSGPVLAEVRDLGAGGSVPVPMRLYRPDTAAGRPLLVFLHGGGFVICDLDTHDRTARELAHRTGAAVLSVDYRLAPEHPFPAAAEDALAALSWAVAHAAELGCDPARVFVGGDSAGGNLAVGAALGLRDAGGPALAGQLLIYPSVQQDVAGGSAEEFAQGYFMTIDHIRWFSRQYLGPSGDPYDPRASPVLAADLAGLPPALLVVADCDTLRDQALAYARRLAAAGVPAEVQLHPGVFHGFLGVLGALPEAESALAGAASWLRRRAGQT